Proteins from one uncultured Desulfovibrio sp. genomic window:
- a CDS encoding AAA family ATPase, translating to MFIRAFHMDGFGIFSHVQVDDLPPGLSIFLGENEAGKSTCLEFLRTTLAGYPDPRSREARRIPPVLHGGRPGGTLCLEDPALGTIHLTRRPGQGGGLLTLADNAGNPLDSSVLQQLLFGINRDVYRNVFGFSLYELQTFDSLTGDGVRNALYGASFGTGLRSPVEALKTLESRRDALFKPSASKPPLNSELSSLEKLRATLRAARDEAATYDELASRCRQCRANLDALRQRRTALEDQRRQTQRRLDVWQQWDEWRKTGQRLRSFPVISPTFPEDGPARLARAQEARQACERSLAAHEEKRNSLRQRRQALVPHAALLEALPALRSLAERKSSYRQALSSLPRLRDERTRLAADLARELERLGPHWDCERIRRTDRGVFADKNLERLADELHTARTAHTTALDALDKAHADVDLWQREVATAAATLEQLPQDEAELDEAERDRLRQTLALLEEGRQRLPGRERAVQQARQTFTRAEERLGMGSGNAPQRLDRLLDQRDEALKLARHVRETQHAAQEARQETDQVLHSMQTLQGRLDRLREEERAIAGPSREALDARAAALRSLRSLTASLTTEQERLRELRDRLEAEKDPAPVKNMALMMLGILFILLGLGMLGGRWYWGLESLPLPHGLSLPMTLWSGYLVLFCGVMALGGGLPRRNGPEARRLRQERRQLESRCQDCDRHVADLEKRAGQLCRDAGVDSMDPDTLETVEVLLERKRELCFTRERSRRDADSLRQELDQLRSRYEALHQKAQEQEREARRAPLRWQECLTMLGVRQVPTPDNAENFFTRVEAARTTWDMVENAEAELAALKAELAHHEARLRAIPAVARRAGDSAGADALLDAGRQALDACRDADALREQRIRAATALRQQESGRDRARQQQAQAASQLDAARERLESAQAGWAACLEGLGLGTDLDPETVRKALHCMETCLSLESRLDRADATLRQTGQDVDALRLPLRDLLISLGRPLPDQDGNAEADWTEALDDALTAAEEAAALQADCRRLDSLLAEEDDECRAARAALDEARHDEQALLDMAGTRDADDFLRMAAVLEERRATERLHQSYGENLRLAAGQTPLDDFLASFARDDHDEQARHCDVLSAELERLQEEEQQLSAQVADLSVRVRHLASADDLARLRQQEATQRESMRQLAMQWSRLALARELLLTAKQTFERERQPQVIRLASEIFAAITGGTWRGITASLDDTSLRILPLNGEALPPEALSRGTQEQAYLSLRLAYILNHAERATPLPVIMDDVLVNFDPQRASRTAQTFVNLTTGRHGRAHQLLYFTCHPHMADLLRQQQPDCALFRVAGGSISRQ from the coding sequence ATGTTCATACGCGCCTTTCATATGGACGGCTTCGGCATCTTTTCCCATGTGCAGGTCGATGACCTGCCGCCCGGACTGAGCATCTTTCTGGGCGAAAACGAGGCCGGCAAGTCCACCTGCCTGGAATTTCTGCGCACCACCCTGGCGGGCTATCCCGATCCCCGCAGCCGCGAGGCCCGGCGCATTCCGCCTGTCCTGCACGGCGGACGCCCCGGCGGAACCCTTTGCCTGGAGGACCCTGCCCTGGGCACCATCCACCTCACCCGGCGCCCCGGACAGGGGGGCGGCCTGCTGACCCTGGCTGACAACGCGGGCAATCCCCTGGACAGCAGCGTGCTGCAACAGCTGCTGTTCGGCATCAATCGCGATGTCTACCGTAATGTCTTCGGCTTCAGCCTGTATGAACTCCAGACCTTTGACAGCCTTACCGGAGACGGCGTGCGCAATGCCCTTTACGGCGCCAGCTTCGGCACGGGGCTGCGCTCGCCCGTGGAAGCCCTCAAGACGCTGGAAAGCCGCCGGGATGCCCTGTTCAAGCCCAGCGCCAGTAAGCCCCCCCTCAACAGCGAACTGTCCAGCCTGGAAAAGCTGCGCGCCACCCTGCGGGCCGCCCGGGACGAGGCTGCCACCTATGACGAGCTGGCCAGCCGCTGCCGCCAGTGCCGGGCAAACCTGGATGCCCTGCGCCAGCGGCGTACCGCCCTGGAGGACCAGCGCCGGCAGACCCAGCGCCGCCTTGACGTCTGGCAGCAGTGGGACGAATGGCGCAAGACCGGCCAGCGCCTGCGCAGCTTTCCCGTGATCAGCCCCACCTTTCCCGAAGACGGACCGGCGCGTCTGGCCCGTGCGCAGGAGGCGCGGCAGGCCTGTGAACGCAGCCTGGCGGCCCATGAGGAAAAGCGGAACAGCCTCCGCCAGCGCCGCCAGGCCCTTGTGCCCCATGCGGCGCTGCTGGAAGCGCTGCCCGCCCTGCGCTCCCTGGCCGAACGCAAGAGCAGCTACCGGCAGGCGCTGTCCTCCCTGCCCCGCCTGCGGGACGAGCGGACGCGCCTGGCCGCCGATCTTGCCCGCGAGCTGGAACGCCTTGGCCCGCACTGGGACTGTGAGCGCATCCGCCGCACGGACAGGGGCGTCTTTGCCGACAAGAATCTGGAACGCCTGGCCGACGAGCTGCACACAGCCCGCACGGCCCATACCACCGCCCTGGATGCCCTGGACAAGGCCCATGCCGATGTGGACCTCTGGCAGCGCGAGGTGGCCACCGCCGCCGCCACGCTGGAGCAGCTGCCGCAGGACGAGGCCGAACTGGACGAGGCGGAGCGCGACCGTCTGCGCCAGACGCTGGCCCTGCTGGAAGAAGGCCGCCAGCGCCTCCCGGGACGGGAACGGGCCGTGCAGCAGGCCCGCCAGACCTTCACCCGGGCCGAAGAGCGGCTGGGCATGGGCAGCGGCAATGCCCCGCAACGCCTGGACCGCCTGCTGGACCAGCGCGACGAGGCCCTGAAGCTGGCCCGCCACGTGCGGGAGACCCAGCACGCGGCACAGGAAGCCCGGCAGGAAACGGATCAGGTTCTGCACAGCATGCAGACCCTGCAAGGCCGCCTGGACCGGCTGCGCGAGGAAGAACGGGCCATTGCCGGACCCTCCCGCGAAGCCCTGGATGCCCGCGCCGCTGCCCTGCGCTCCCTGCGCTCCCTGACCGCCTCCCTGACCACAGAGCAGGAGCGCCTCCGGGAACTGCGGGACCGCCTGGAGGCGGAAAAGGACCCCGCCCCGGTGAAGAACATGGCCCTCATGATGCTGGGCATCCTGTTCATCCTGCTGGGACTGGGCATGCTGGGCGGGCGCTGGTACTGGGGCCTGGAAAGTCTCCCGCTGCCTCATGGCCTGTCCCTGCCCATGACCCTGTGGTCCGGCTATCTGGTGCTGTTCTGCGGCGTCATGGCCCTGGGCGGGGGTCTGCCCCGCCGCAACGGGCCGGAAGCCCGCCGTCTGCGGCAGGAGCGCCGTCAGCTGGAAAGCCGCTGTCAGGACTGCGACCGGCACGTGGCCGACCTGGAAAAACGCGCCGGACAGCTTTGCCGTGATGCCGGGGTGGACAGCATGGACCCCGATACCCTGGAAACCGTGGAAGTGCTGCTGGAACGCAAGCGCGAACTGTGCTTCACGCGGGAACGCAGCCGCCGGGATGCCGACAGCCTGCGACAGGAGCTGGACCAGCTGCGCAGCCGTTACGAGGCCCTGCACCAGAAGGCGCAGGAACAGGAGCGGGAAGCCCGGCGCGCGCCGCTGCGCTGGCAGGAATGCCTGACCATGCTGGGGGTGCGCCAGGTGCCCACACCGGACAATGCGGAAAACTTCTTTACCCGGGTGGAGGCCGCCCGCACCACCTGGGACATGGTGGAAAATGCCGAGGCGGAACTGGCTGCCCTCAAGGCGGAACTGGCCCATCATGAAGCCCGGCTGCGCGCCATCCCCGCCGTGGCCCGGCGCGCCGGCGACTCGGCCGGTGCCGATGCCCTGCTGGACGCGGGGCGCCAGGCCCTGGATGCCTGCCGGGATGCCGACGCCCTGCGCGAACAGCGCATACGTGCCGCAACCGCCCTGCGCCAGCAGGAAAGCGGGCGGGATCGCGCCCGTCAGCAGCAGGCGCAGGCCGCCTCCCAGCTGGATGCTGCCCGGGAACGACTGGAAAGCGCACAGGCCGGCTGGGCCGCCTGTCTGGAAGGCCTGGGACTGGGCACTGATCTTGATCCGGAAACCGTGCGCAAGGCCCTGCACTGCATGGAGACCTGCCTGTCGCTGGAAAGCCGGCTGGACCGTGCCGACGCCACCCTGCGCCAGACCGGGCAGGATGTGGACGCCCTGCGCCTTCCCCTGCGGGACCTGCTGATCAGCCTGGGACGCCCCCTGCCCGACCAGGACGGCAACGCAGAAGCGGACTGGACGGAAGCCCTGGATGACGCCCTGACGGCGGCAGAAGAGGCTGCTGCCCTGCAGGCGGACTGCCGCCGGCTGGACAGCCTGCTGGCCGAAGAGGACGACGAATGCAGGGCCGCACGGGCGGCGCTGGACGAAGCCCGCCACGACGAACAGGCCCTGCTGGATATGGCCGGAACCCGTGATGCGGACGACTTCCTCCGGATGGCTGCCGTTCTGGAAGAGCGGCGGGCCACCGAGCGCCTGCACCAGAGCTACGGGGAAAATCTGCGCCTGGCCGCCGGGCAGACGCCGCTGGACGACTTTCTGGCCTCCTTTGCACGCGATGACCACGACGAGCAGGCCCGGCACTGCGATGTCCTGTCTGCCGAGCTGGAACGGCTGCAGGAGGAAGAGCAGCAGCTGTCCGCCCAGGTGGCCGATCTTTCCGTGCGCGTGCGGCATCTGGCCTCGGCGGATGACCTGGCCCGCCTGCGCCAGCAGGAAGCCACACAACGGGAAAGCATGCGCCAGCTGGCCATGCAGTGGTCGCGCCTGGCGCTGGCCCGGGAACTGCTGCTGACGGCCAAGCAGACCTTTGAACGGGAACGCCAGCCGCAGGTCATTCGCCTGGCGTCGGAGATTTTCGCTGCCATTACCGGCGGAACCTGGCGCGGCATCACGGCCTCGCTGGACGATACCAGCCTGCGCATCCTGCCCCTGAACGGCGAAGCGCTGCCCCCCGAGGCCCTGAGCCGCGGCACACAGGAACAGGCCTATCTGTCCCTGCGACTGGCCTATATTCTCAATCACGCCGAACGGGCCACGCCCCTGCCCGTCATCATGGATGACGTACTGGTAAACTTTGACCCCCAGCGGGCCAGCCGCACGGCCCAGACCTTTGTGAACCTGACCACCGGACGCCATGGCCGGGCGCATCAGCTGCTCTATTTTACCTGCCACCCGCACATGGCGGACCTGCTGCGCCAGCAGCAGCCCGACTGTGCGCTGTTCCGCGTGGCCGGCGGCAGCATCAGCCGGCAATAA
- a CDS encoding phosphoethanolamine transferase, with translation MIVLVSTLVWIIIFFVAGFSPLFASAISMFIIWYAVETICIVAPPVELVLLVQSLLLSIVLFCSIFFSKKYILYVYVVIVALFTVVCVCSGFLCGYVSLHGKFGIDQFAGIFYTNMREARENFYIYIGTRGILYTLLFLLIVLLPFFIPARLWKKYGQILPRFRYLTPFLSVILLSMAVFVFVSGNGRPYAIVEMARSCLSQGKYIKSRPVLQRKSGVESRNMTILLVIGESATTAHMSAYGYYRQTTPWLEECVDRGEAILFQRAFSAHSYTAQTVPLMLSELHQYRAGDMRNAPTIINRMQAKGYDTWWISNQERRGLHVSTISTLAEEAEHCFFMGEKESDLGLDDALLSHVVQAVNSRNAPGRFIICHLMGSHTDYSKRYPDGFEPDLGGLSGSLWGDVGREKQAKINAYDKSIAFTDSFLRTLVSRLPKDEKIALVYVSDHGESPTWESFHDSSKELRHDIFSIPMVIWFSDVFRREEPETVSRLRSISREYITNDRVADILAFLESGCGSPESLVQRDPREALIRYGEASVAQLDRFQTAERIRRLSAMTGKNIFLEGANSLEKLRIGVRSGFDGVKISVGYDPSRKQLRVNWPETADALPLATFLETLRTWGREDVRLWLVMKGVEGSAADEVLACLEALDARFAIRERSLVDISLSGDMPHWRQQRWRVAHHLPAPPPHDVGGREMCRHLAEVRRLLDVRGVSLDLATYNLMDRACPADLQEISLYVRFPSPRDISTRNTITSALTREKVAGEDWLKAIAITLETDEDRCRD, from the coding sequence ATGATTGTTTTAGTAAGTACGCTTGTATGGATAATAATATTTTTTGTTGCTGGTTTTTCACCGTTGTTTGCATCTGCTATAAGTATGTTTATTATATGGTATGCTGTTGAAACAATTTGTATTGTTGCTCCGCCAGTTGAACTTGTTCTTCTTGTGCAGTCTTTACTCTTATCTATTGTTCTGTTTTGTTCTATATTTTTTAGCAAGAAATATATATTGTATGTATATGTAGTAATTGTTGCGCTGTTTACTGTTGTATGTGTTTGCTCAGGCTTTCTGTGTGGGTATGTATCTCTCCATGGAAAGTTTGGTATAGATCAGTTTGCTGGGATATTTTATACAAATATGAGAGAAGCGCGAGAGAATTTTTATATATATATTGGAACGCGTGGCATATTATATACGTTGCTGTTTTTGCTCATTGTTCTCTTGCCGTTTTTTATCCCGGCACGGTTATGGAAAAAGTATGGACAAATTCTCCCTCGTTTTCGTTATCTTACGCCTTTTCTTTCTGTTATACTGCTTTCTATGGCGGTGTTTGTCTTTGTGTCAGGTAATGGCCGACCTTATGCCATTGTGGAAATGGCCCGCAGTTGTCTTTCTCAGGGAAAATATATTAAAAGTCGCCCCGTTCTGCAGCGAAAGTCAGGAGTTGAATCCCGAAACATGACCATCCTGTTGGTAATTGGTGAATCGGCGACAACGGCACACATGAGTGCCTACGGGTATTACCGCCAGACAACGCCGTGGCTTGAGGAGTGTGTGGATCGTGGAGAGGCTATCCTGTTCCAGAGAGCTTTTTCTGCGCACAGCTATACAGCACAGACCGTTCCTCTCATGCTGAGCGAGCTGCATCAGTATCGCGCAGGAGATATGCGCAATGCCCCCACTATTATTAACCGTATGCAGGCAAAGGGCTATGATACGTGGTGGATATCCAATCAGGAGCGGCGGGGCCTGCATGTTAGCACCATTTCAACGCTGGCGGAGGAGGCAGAGCATTGCTTCTTCATGGGGGAGAAGGAATCTGATCTGGGACTGGATGATGCGCTGTTGTCCCATGTTGTGCAGGCGGTGAATAGCCGTAATGCTCCAGGAAGATTCATTATCTGCCATTTAATGGGTAGTCATACGGACTACAGCAAGCGTTATCCTGACGGCTTTGAGCCGGATTTGGGAGGCCTTTCTGGCAGTTTGTGGGGAGATGTCGGCCGGGAAAAACAGGCAAAGATCAATGCCTACGATAAAAGTATTGCCTTTACGGATAGTTTTTTGCGTACACTTGTCTCCCGCCTGCCGAAAGATGAAAAGATAGCCTTGGTGTATGTCAGTGATCATGGTGAAAGTCCGACCTGGGAGTCATTCCATGATTCTAGCAAGGAGTTACGCCATGATATCTTTTCCATTCCCATGGTGATTTGGTTTTCTGACGTATTTCGTCGTGAAGAACCGGAAACGGTCAGTCGTCTGAGGTCCATTTCCAGGGAATATATTACTAATGATCGTGTAGCCGACATCCTTGCCTTTCTGGAATCTGGCTGCGGCAGCCCCGAATCGCTCGTACAGCGTGATCCCAGAGAGGCGTTAATCCGTTATGGTGAGGCCTCGGTGGCGCAGCTGGACAGATTTCAGACAGCGGAGCGCATACGGCGGCTTTCAGCCATGACAGGCAAGAACATTTTCCTGGAGGGGGCAAATTCCCTGGAAAAACTCCGTATTGGCGTACGATCTGGTTTTGACGGTGTAAAAATATCCGTTGGATATGATCCATCGCGAAAGCAGCTGCGCGTAAACTGGCCGGAAACAGCGGATGCGCTGCCTCTGGCGACGTTTTTGGAGACGCTGCGTACGTGGGGCAGGGAGGATGTCAGACTATGGCTTGTCATGAAGGGCGTTGAGGGATCCGCCGCTGACGAAGTGCTGGCCTGTCTTGAGGCTCTGGATGCCCGTTTTGCCATCCGGGAGCGCAGCCTCGTGGATATTTCGTTGTCGGGCGATATGCCACACTGGCGGCAGCAGAGGTGGCGTGTGGCCCATCATCTGCCAGCTCCCCCGCCTCATGATGTGGGCGGCCGGGAAATGTGTCGGCATCTTGCCGAAGTACGACGTTTACTTGATGTGAGAGGGGTATCCCTCGACCTTGCAACGTATAATCTGATGGATCGCGCGTGTCCTGCTGATCTTCAGGAGATATCGCTGTACGTGCGGTTCCCCTCGCCACGGGACATCAGTACTCGGAACACGATCACGTCGGCATTGACGCGTGAGAAAGTTGCGGGAGAAGATTGGCTCAAGGCTATTGCCATTACTCTGGAAACCGATGAAGACCGTTGCCGCGATTGA
- a CDS encoding squalene cyclase, whose protein sequence is MYPSSSHNALAIRESANNLHIAVAETFAMPQARAIVDLLRSRHARCNRFFIDVRQVTRLEDDAVSALRDALPASPVGMQRIAFKGSQGFHLAVNGNRVLIVPEHAKHTCTGNCPNCTCGHKKARARSRNMARAAAVENRGDISTTTAR, encoded by the coding sequence ATGTATCCCAGCTCTTCCCACAACGCGCTTGCCATTCGTGAAAGCGCCAACAATCTGCACATCGCCGTTGCCGAAACCTTTGCCATGCCGCAGGCCCGTGCCATTGTGGATCTGCTGCGCAGCCGTCATGCCCGCTGCAACCGTTTCTTCATTGATGTCCGCCAGGTCACCCGCCTGGAAGATGATGCCGTCAGCGCCCTGCGCGACGCACTGCCTGCCAGCCCGGTGGGCATGCAGCGCATTGCCTTCAAGGGCAGCCAGGGATTCCACCTTGCCGTCAACGGCAACAGGGTGCTCATCGTTCCCGAACATGCCAAGCATACATGCACGGGCAATTGCCCCAACTGCACCTGCGGACACAAAAAAGCCCGTGCCCGCTCCCGTAATATGGCCCGGGCAGCCGCCGTGGAGAACCGGGGGGATATCTCCACGACGACTGCCCGCTGA
- a CDS encoding outer membrane homotrimeric porin codes for MKRIMTLVLAAGLFVAANTGAQAIDFKASGEWLMGFGAGDGSLIKDVDNTKSHTNDTFSAAQRIRLQLDAVASEALSGTVFFEIGDQIWGQQESGGALGADSTSTIKVKNAYLDWMVPQTDLRFRMGLQAIALPNVAGGSAIMDGDAAAVVANYRFNDNVGLTALWMRPLNDNYAGRQHGSTENYRQNYLDNMDLFALMLPLTFDGVELTPWVMYGMQGKNARFNEHGVETADGALNVTLPGYYPAFSDLSLGRTGKAYGSLFWAGLPVAITAFDPLNIELDINYGYVEAMGRFDVLKRGVDPVRGSSQRQGWLVKALVEYKMDWGTPGIFGWYASGDDGNVKNGSERLPSVAGSGNFTSFMGDGNLGWGTGYNFYDNNLTYAGTWGIGLQLADMSFVENLKHTFRVAYWGGTNSPSMVKYMDSAVAWNDTTAAQDGPYLTTNDGLLEFNLVNSYQIYENLEANLELGYIVNMMDKDTWDKSYYNSNWSKQDAWKAQLILAYTF; via the coding sequence ATGAAACGCATCATGACGCTGGTTCTGGCGGCGGGACTGTTTGTTGCCGCCAACACCGGTGCACAGGCCATTGACTTCAAGGCCTCCGGCGAATGGCTGATGGGCTTCGGCGCCGGCGACGGCAGCCTTATCAAGGATGTGGACAATACGAAAAGCCATACGAATGACACCTTCAGCGCCGCACAGCGTATCCGCCTGCAACTGGATGCCGTGGCCTCTGAAGCCCTGTCCGGCACGGTCTTCTTTGAAATCGGGGACCAGATATGGGGCCAGCAGGAAAGCGGCGGCGCCCTGGGGGCCGATTCCACCAGCACCATCAAGGTCAAGAATGCCTATCTTGACTGGATGGTGCCCCAAACGGACCTGCGCTTCCGCATGGGCCTCCAGGCCATTGCCCTGCCCAACGTGGCCGGCGGTTCCGCCATCATGGATGGCGACGCCGCCGCCGTGGTGGCCAATTACCGGTTCAATGACAATGTGGGCCTGACTGCCCTGTGGATGCGCCCGCTCAACGACAATTACGCCGGCAGACAGCACGGCAGCACGGAAAACTACCGGCAGAACTATCTGGACAATATGGACCTCTTTGCCCTCATGCTGCCCCTGACATTCGACGGCGTGGAGCTGACCCCCTGGGTCATGTACGGCATGCAGGGCAAGAACGCGCGCTTCAACGAACACGGCGTGGAAACGGCCGACGGCGCCCTGAATGTCACCCTGCCCGGCTATTACCCCGCTTTCAGCGATCTCAGCCTGGGCCGTACCGGCAAGGCCTACGGCTCCCTGTTCTGGGCGGGCCTGCCCGTGGCCATCACGGCCTTTGATCCCCTGAATATCGAGCTGGACATCAACTACGGCTATGTGGAAGCCATGGGCCGCTTTGACGTGCTCAAGCGCGGCGTGGACCCGGTGCGGGGCAGCTCCCAACGGCAGGGCTGGCTTGTCAAGGCCCTGGTGGAATACAAGATGGACTGGGGTACGCCCGGCATTTTCGGCTGGTACGCCTCTGGCGATGACGGCAATGTCAAGAACGGCTCCGAACGTCTGCCCTCCGTTGCTGGTTCCGGCAACTTCACCTCCTTCATGGGAGACGGCAACCTGGGCTGGGGCACGGGCTACAATTTCTATGACAACAATCTGACCTATGCCGGCACCTGGGGCATCGGCCTGCAACTTGCCGACATGAGCTTTGTGGAAAATCTCAAGCACACCTTCCGCGTGGCCTACTGGGGCGGCACCAACAGCCCGTCCATGGTCAAGTACATGGATTCCGCCGTGGCCTGGAATGACACCACGGCCGCACAGGACGGTCCCTACCTGACCACCAATGACGGCCTGCTGGAATTCAACCTCGTCAACAGCTACCAGATTTACGAAAATCTGGAAGCCAATCTGGAACTGGGCTATATCGTCAACATGATGGACAAGGATACCTGGGACAAGAGCTATTACAACAGCAACTGGTCCAAGCAGGATGCCTGGAAAGCCCAGCTCATCCTGGCCTATACCTTCTGA
- a CDS encoding bifunctional (p)ppGpp synthetase/guanosine-3',5'-bis(diphosphate) 3'-pyrophosphohydrolase, protein MIRIQEILDKVAANNSDANLELIQRAYVYAATAHAGQTRLSGEPYLSHPLAVAYTLADMGFDEPTVAAGLLHDTVEDTKATIEEIDDNFGEEVADIVDGVTKISLIRFENKEEAQAENIRKMILAMSHDIRVLMVKLADRLHNMRTLDFQKSYKQRRIAQETMDIYAPLANRLGLYLLKRDLEDLSFKYLQPDIYNQIDHWLEKHQVVEKRIIEKVVGLIQDLLASNGVKGQVYGRIKHKYSIWKKMQSQNLTLDEMHDIMAFRVLVKDIRDCYGVLGLVHSQWKPVHGRFKDYISMPKSNGYQSLHTTVIGPDGERIEIQIRTEEMHRQAEHGVAAHWLYKEKGRVNPRDLEQFSWLREIFERQGDEADSREFMHSLKLDLFKDEVYVYTPAGQVKELPEGATPLDFAFLIHTKVGQHCAGAKINGRLMPLGTPLKNGDTVEIITDPARNPNRDWLKMVKTARARTRIQRYLRTEERAHAITLGRDMLEKEGRKMNLNVSRATKDGHLAIVAQDMNFENADELTAAVGYAHITPRRVLNRLYAVMHPDAATSEQPATPSIKESKETAKRKSEGVGISGVDGVLMRFAKCCNPVPGDPIIGYISRGMGVTVHRADCPNVANMEPERLISVHWDGAEEQQKPYEAGIFILAQNERGVLADVTRTLAGEDINIRTLNAVSLVDGRSEVRVTVEVKDASQLYKLIEDIRKLPHILEVVRDTEDA, encoded by the coding sequence ATGATCCGTATTCAGGAAATTCTCGACAAGGTTGCGGCCAACAACAGCGACGCCAATCTGGAACTGATTCAGCGGGCCTACGTCTATGCGGCCACGGCCCATGCCGGGCAGACGCGCCTGTCGGGAGAACCCTATCTTTCCCATCCGCTGGCGGTGGCCTATACCCTGGCCGACATGGGCTTTGACGAGCCGACGGTGGCCGCGGGCCTGCTGCATGACACGGTGGAGGACACCAAGGCCACCATCGAGGAAATCGACGACAATTTCGGCGAAGAAGTGGCCGACATTGTGGACGGCGTGACCAAGATCAGCCTTATCCGCTTTGAGAACAAGGAAGAGGCGCAGGCCGAAAACATCCGCAAGATGATTCTGGCCATGAGCCATGACATCCGGGTGCTCATGGTCAAGCTGGCCGACCGCCTGCACAATATGCGCACGCTGGACTTTCAGAAGTCCTACAAGCAGCGGCGCATCGCTCAGGAAACCATGGACATCTACGCGCCGCTGGCCAACCGTCTGGGCCTGTATCTGCTCAAGCGGGACCTGGAAGACCTGAGCTTCAAGTACCTTCAGCCGGATATCTACAATCAGATAGACCACTGGCTGGAAAAGCATCAGGTGGTGGAAAAGCGGATCATCGAAAAGGTGGTGGGGCTGATCCAGGACCTCCTGGCCTCCAATGGCGTGAAGGGCCAGGTCTACGGCCGCATCAAGCACAAGTATAGCATCTGGAAAAAGATGCAGTCCCAGAATCTTACCCTGGATGAAATGCACGATATCATGGCCTTCCGCGTGCTGGTCAAGGACATCCGGGACTGCTACGGCGTGCTGGGGCTGGTGCATTCGCAGTGGAAGCCGGTGCACGGGCGCTTCAAGGACTATATTTCCATGCCCAAGTCCAACGGCTACCAGAGCCTGCACACCACGGTCATCGGGCCGGACGGCGAACGCATCGAAATCCAGATACGCACCGAGGAAATGCACCGGCAGGCCGAGCACGGCGTGGCGGCCCACTGGCTGTACAAGGAAAAGGGGCGGGTCAATCCGCGCGATCTGGAGCAGTTCTCCTGGCTGCGGGAAATCTTCGAGCGCCAGGGGGACGAGGCGGACTCGCGGGAATTCATGCACTCCCTCAAGCTGGACCTGTTCAAGGACGAGGTCTATGTCTACACGCCCGCCGGGCAGGTCAAGGAACTGCCGGAAGGGGCCACGCCGCTGGACTTTGCCTTCCTCATTCACACCAAGGTGGGACAGCACTGCGCCGGGGCCAAGATCAACGGCCGTCTTATGCCGCTGGGAACGCCGCTCAAGAACGGGGATACGGTGGAAATCATCACCGATCCGGCGCGCAATCCCAATCGGGACTGGCTCAAGATGGTCAAGACGGCCCGCGCCCGTACCCGCATCCAGCGTTACCTGCGCACGGAAGAGCGCGCCCACGCCATTACCCTGGGCCGCGACATGCTGGAAAAGGAAGGCCGCAAGATGAACCTCAATGTCAGCCGGGCCACCAAGGACGGGCACCTGGCCATTGTGGCGCAGGACATGAATTTTGAAAATGCCGATGAGCTGACCGCTGCCGTGGGCTATGCCCACATCACGCCGCGCCGGGTGCTCAACAGGCTCTATGCGGTCATGCATCCCGATGCCGCCACGTCCGAGCAGCCGGCCACGCCCAGCATCAAGGAAAGCAAGGAAACCGCCAAGCGCAAGAGCGAGGGCGTGGGCATTTCCGGCGTGGACGGCGTGCTCATGCGCTTTGCCAAGTGCTGCAATCCCGTGCCGGGCGATCCCATCATCGGCTACATCAGCCGCGGCATGGGCGTGACCGTGCATCGCGCCGACTGCCCCAACGTGGCCAACATGGAGCCGGAACGCCTCATTTCCGTTCACTGGGACGGCGCGGAAGAGCAGCAGAAGCCCTATGAGGCGGGCATCTTCATTCTGGCCCAGAACGAGCGGGGGGTGCTGGCCGATGTCACCCGCACCCTGGCCGGTGAGGACATCAATATCAGAACCCTCAATGCCGTGAGCCTGGTGGACGGCCGCTCCGAGGTGCGTGTCACCGTGGAAGTCAAGGACGCCAGCCAGCTGTACAAGCTCATCGAGGATATCCGCAAGCTGCCCCATATTCTGGAAGTGGTGCGCGATACGGAAGACGCCTGA